A genomic region of Oryza glaberrima chromosome 1, OglaRS2, whole genome shotgun sequence contains the following coding sequences:
- the LOC127760854 gene encoding uncharacterized protein LOC127760854, with the protein MVMEDGEMSLSNLVLGFFEEAEREQRWPENGDDDDEGSSGSGAAESKAFWQNQHSQLHEALAKTSQVESRIREDTEEAIRKMRAAGAVCSCARRAAAGDCRSCTLRHVDERLRDAGYNSAICKSKWTRSPDIPSGEHSYVDVVVQTRSGKAVRVVVELSFRAEFEVARASAEYRALVTALPEVFVGRADRLRAVVKAMCAAAKQCMKENNMHMGPWRKHKYMQSKWLGTPERVAAAAAAPVAVWSPEKQTKFRASMLSFDFARAAVEVA; encoded by the exons ATGGTTATGGAGGACGGCGAGATGAGCCTGTCGAACCTGGTGCTCGGCTTCTTCGAGGAGGCTGAGAGGGAGCAGAGATGGCCGgagaacggcgacgacgacgacgagggctccagcggcagcggcgccgccgagagCAAGGCCTTCTGGCAGAACCAGCACTCCCAGCTGCAT GAGGCTTTGGCCAAGACCAGCCAGGTAGAGAGCAGGATACGGGAGGACACGGAGGAGGCAATCAGGAAGAtgcgcgccgcgggcgccgtcTGCTCCTgcgcgaggcgggcggcggccggggactGCCGGAGCTGCACGCTCCGGCATGTCGACGAGCGGCTGCGCGACGCCGGGTACAACAGCGCCATCTGCAAGTCCAAGTGGACGCGCTCGCCGGACATCCCTTCAG GCGAGCACAGCTACGTGGACGTGGTGGTGCAGACGAGGAGCGGCAAGGcggtgcgggtggtggtggagctgaGCTTCCGCGCCGAGTTCGAGGTGGCCCGCGCCAGCGCGGAGTACCGCGCGCTGGTGACCGCGCTGCCGGAGGTGTTCGTCGGACGCGCCGACCGGCTGCGCGCCGTCGTCAAGGCCATGTGCGCCGCGGCCAAGCAGTGCATGAAGGAGAACAACATGCACATGGGCCCCTGGAGGAAGCACAAGTACATGCAGTCCAAGTGGCTCGGCACGCCAGAGCGtgtcgcggccgcggcggcggcgccggtggcggtcTGGTCGCCGGAGAAGCAGACCAAGTTCAGGGCGTCCATGCTCAGCTTTGACTTCGCCCGGGCCGCCGTAGAGGTTGCGTGA